In the genome of Rhopalosiphum padi isolate XX-2018 chromosome 1, ASM2088224v1, whole genome shotgun sequence, the window TAAAGTCTTATtgtcatcatattattgtattatataatcgaTTGTTATTCGACTTAATCTTTTAAGTCATAAGGGCAGTGGCATAATTTGGGAAACATTTCAGGGGTTGCAAAAATTACTTCAAAACCCGTGGGGGCTTTTCCCCACAccccaatattataaaaaaaaaaaacaatatctgagtatattatattaatataaaatacattataaatctatataattcttatatatacCGAGTGTCCTGTggggatttacccattgcgatatctcctgaaataatagatatcataattctggcTTTTAaataagattcacagggacaagaattacaaatattgcatgctttatattattttaatgttttggtaaaaaagtaaaaaaaattgaagatagccaAGCCACTTTGTAGAGTTCATATTGTAGaaaatattgacatttcaactttttaatttcattaatctcctgatttttaatattttttctagtttcaagAAAAGCTGTGAATTACACTGAAAGTGTTTGTCGGTCGTACGAGCATGTGGGTCACATGTTTGATACATTGATACCactattcacaatttttttcgaatctagaaaaaatattaaaaatcaggagattaatgaaattaaaaagttgaaatgtcaatattttctataaaattaactCTACAAAGTGGCTATcttgaatttttttgaaaataattaaataaaaacatatatttttttaacttttttaccaaaatattaaaataaattaaaacatgaaatatttgtagttcttgtccctgtgaattttattaaaaaataaacattatgatatctttattatttcagGAAATATCGCAATGGGcaaatcctcacgggacaccTGTAGATAcatgttattaaaaactatatatttttaatttttataattaatatatacacaatttatttatatttatatactacacaaacattaattttatttcaattttaaattgaataatcttttataattataatataataaattaataattaatatcaatcgtttataattttaaaattgtaagctGTAACAGTTTCATTTTTctctattttaatgtatttatagtaataattaatacatttaccttaattgttatttaatttattatagcgaattgtaatcaattaaattatttacattcttggagtattgataatatttaatctcaATTTTCTCAttcttcaacattttttatttcataattaattaagacAAGGTAGTACCCCCcccatgtgttgtctctgtcttacacacTCACAACATATCAAATTTTCGTTtaccagtttcaatattgtactgttagttttgatattagagtgaactgacctattataaaattcaaaggtaaaattattatccaGGGTCTCGCGTAgtcttttattgataatattatttttaagtaagttataattttaaaatgtcctgGATAATAATCtacctttacattttataataggttagATCACTcttttatcaaaactaacagtacAATGTTAAAACTGGTAAACAAAAATTTGCCATGTCGTGAGTGTGTAAGAAGGAGACAACACAATATGCAGGTACTACGTcttcttaattaaataattactgacttattttacttattttttactatttagcgataaactattaatatgaaaatttcaGAAGTTGCAAAATAGTACTTTTAAGCCCTCCAAGGTGACTTAAACATAATTGGTGTAGAAATctctattacattaaaaaaaaaaaaacaaataaataaactaaaattaaatccctcaggatttaaatgaaattgaaaGTGTCATCATTGGGTGGCTTCTTTCCccaaattatgtttttcatgctttattatttttttctttctctctTAATGcacatatattcattatatccATGATATgatatagattgtatatttttttctaaaaataaaaaaaaaaaggttttttcttTACCAGTAATGATAACCATTAACCATGTGTTGCTTAATATTACTGGAAtttctgtaatatttaatagctaTTTCTGTATTtcatgtttgtatatttttgttaacttaTAACTATTGGCATTATCCCGGGCATTATCTTAtctatgttttaaatgttttcacttttaaataacaatttttattaattatcatttaactATAGAACTAGAGGTTtggtatttataacaaattacagAACACCATACTATTGTTAATAGCTGTATTAAGAGTTATACTTATGTctcttgttaatttttattttcacattaaCATGTTAACatagttttatatacatttaaagatTTCTAGAATTTACTTAGCATGTTAAAAATTTTTTCCATGGTTAGGtatggaataatataatataattatattacatgttatttatttattaattatttacaaatctcAAGAGTAAAATCGCTCatcttatttattaaacaatttaagtaaaatgtttaaaataataagcacGTTTACATGGTAGCACAGAGAGCAAACTGCTTACTAGAAATcattttgacaataattttatgttaaaactgTTAAATGTTTACTGAAATTGTTGCTCCTATCACCAAACAAATATTTCAACAGTTTACTGTTTCtagtttttgaataatacatttttaataaaaatctctTCGGATCATTTGGCAATGAACAAACTTCATATGCCATATCAATATACAATCAGTAAATAATCAGTCAAATGTTTTTACTTCTGCAAAAActtcacttattttatattatatattttgttagtaataataaaatatgatgataaaTTTGTTGTAGCCACAAAATTCTAAGATATGTTTTGTTTCaggttttaaagttttaaatgaaattgaTACATTTCATTCATCTGAAACAAATTCACTCACAGGTGTTGAAAATACTTGTTCCATTAATCTGGATAATCTGTCAAAAAGTATGGAAACGGTCGAAcaaacagtaaataattttgatgagGGTAAGCATAAtagtacagtattataataatttatgaaacatatatttattattcataaaaattggttgtatatttatcattaaaataaataaataactaaaattataattttattaaacctttgtatattaattgtactattaatttgtattgaaattaaaagataatatttagtttCTATTATTTCAGGTATCAAAATGCCAAATATTAATGGTACAATAGAATTAAAAGTAGTCAAACCTATTAGTCTTATTGATCACAATGCAAATTCAGAAGAAAgatatttaaaagatattaGTGTTACAACTGATGGTACTAATATTAtcgaaaatatagaaaaaaatgaagttaTGCAAATTAAACATGGTAAGTTTTgccattatgtattaatttagtattaatgttttttttaaatatatatatatttatatatgctattaagtcataaataatttgttgtcacttttaaaaaaacttctaaaaaaaaaaaaaaaaaattataaacctcTTCCAAAATAAAGGGATTTCtttgtaacaatatttattaaacaatttgtctgtatttatttatattttttttcatattatttaaaatatatgattaagcagtttttttttataatgctagtaattatataattgtatatgttaCTTAGATCAGTGTTTCCCAATCTTTTTGATATGGTAATCCACTTTTAGACCCTTCTTAgacaacatattaaaaaaaattctaattctaTTGTTTTCTGTGATAGGTAAAAGGTACTAGTAACTagtatagttatacatataatttaatattttaacataatattcttGACCTGctaaaataatttcatgattAACATTTGGATTGTATTCATAAGTTGGGACACTGATTTAGATAACTATACGGATAAGAGCATGATTAACTAACTAGGTATGTCAGTAACTTTACCGTTTCTAGTGTTAATACAAGCAGCCAGATTATTCTAATAGAATGTGACGACAACCACCAAGGATTTTATTTTAGGCGGGATTATGGAATATACTCAATACCAATAACAAATCCTTGGCGGATGACGTAGCATGATGCGTATAATTTGATTGCTGACATACCTAGTTAGTTAATCATGGGTAAGAGTATGAGTTCTCTCTATTTACCTTTGCTCTACAATAGTGTCTCTTTTTTGTTTAAgcctataaattatgattttgtgtaatatttttaatttattaacataattttttatgatcaatacattttacgttatataatttaaattcattacttGATACTtagttacttatttttattaattaattttttttttcttagataaTTCAGAAAATATGTCTTCTCAAAATAAAGATGAGGAAATTTTGTGTCATGTGTGTGACACATTTTTTGATGTATGCTATTATAATCAACATGTTCAAACCACCAAACACTTAAGTGCGTgtgaagaatattttaaagaccgtattgattttgaaaattatagaatattttcgtGTTCTGTTAGTGTTACTATAGCAGAgttttttaaatctatcaaaGAGGATTTTACCATTTTAGTAAACCACCTACTTTTAGAAAACAGTGCACTtgtgataaatgtatatttttttgcgCTTTATCATGAAGATAGCTCAgttatagaaaacaaaaatatagctGAAGTAAAACACTTTGATGTATGTAATAAggtatattcatttttgtattactttttGGTTTATCAAAGATCaggttttatattacattaatgttTTAGGAATTGACCAAGAACACTGATGTATATGAGTTGTACAAGGACATTGTCAATTCAGTTTTATTTCAAAGTGATGCGTTAGAAACTTCAGAATCTAGTTGGACTCTGGAAGAAACACTTTATGTCGAAATAACTATagtgaaaaaattatatgaaattgaaATTGCATCAAAATCACTTGTTGAGAACAGTCATAATAacgaaattaatgataataacattgacactggtaattttatattaatgttcctataaataaattacacaaaatcATGGTAAactagattaaaaaatataattggttgtataaactattttagtataatgtatactaaacCATTTAGACCTGAGAgaaacatgaaatatattagttttacattgatgattttttgttaatacctatttaatttatatttttttattgatatttgtacagaattcataaaacatttatattgatCTAAATGTTAGCACTAAAGCTACTTGAATGATGATTTTTGATCATGTTACTATACTAGAACCATTGTTTTGGTTCTATACTtcctgtatataaaaaaaaaaacctatacaaattttaatatatttttttattttagataatctTAAAAAAACTGAACCCTTGCAGCTGATACGATGTAAACAATGttgtatttacattattcaaaaaaattatgagtatCATCTTAAGACAACTGCGCATAAAATATCACTTTGTTATTTGAACaatgaaaaaattcaaataaatggaGTTCAGTGTGACAGCCGTTTTTTAAGTTGTCGTTTACTCTCGCCAGAACATGTTTCAATTGATCAATTTTTCCAATCAATTGAGTCTGATGTGTTGGAGTTAATTGctagaattataaaatttcaaaacaatgGGCCGGTCAatgttactataaaattatttggtctttataataacagtttaaTGAATACAACTGATAACTTAGGTGATGTCAAATCTTTTTTGATAAGAAATCaggtaattgaaaaataaaatatgtatttattttagtctggtagtaatatttaaaacttaatattttaattatacatttttcagatTCTTTCGGAAATTACAATTTTGCTACTTTGGTTTcaacaaatatcaaatatattgaaGTCTCATCaccaaaactatttaaaatccaTGCCCCAATCCTATTATTTAGCTCGTGTTATGTTTTTAGACCTATGTTTTTATGAAATGACTGATATTTAAGAGACTtaacattaaatgttatatttttgttattatttgtataagataattgattttataatttatcagacTATTGAAATTAATCTATAACTGTTAGATTTTTTGTATaagttaaaacataatttattttaatgaatttgactgccaaaataaaaaatgtttatatttattaatacatttttaattgtattatttattaactattaatattattttcacccACATAATACCTgtttcacattattttattgcattcccttagtatttttttttatatatatgtgctTCAATTACATAAACttgattatagttatttattgatttatcagTTTTCCTTGTGAGAGGATAAGTGTATTGCTATTGGCCAATACTATAGATATATAGGGATGTCTCCTAGCTTTTTATTTGAATCATTGTTGCAAATCCTGTAATCAGTAGCTTAAGCGGACATAGTACCTGTtgtgttgtctttgtcttactCACGtgaaatagaacattttttaacagtttcaatattgtgctgttagatttgatattagagtgaactgacctattataaaattcaaaggtaaaattattatccaGGGTCTCGCGTAgtcttttattgataatattatttttaagtaagttatgatctttttaaaatgtacagtttatACACGTCCTCTTAAGTATCATACACTTTAAATtgttgtgtctgtcatcaccttTTGGGGCAGTAAAATGgtttcattttcattattgaggatgatttatgataaaaaaattggatCTCATATGTTTTGTGGGTCGTCAAAAGGAAAATATTcccagtatttttcaaaattgtttgggAAAAACGagaaaccagtttttgacaaaattgatttctttattttattttaattcaataatgaataaccatagatatttgtaattttcaCCAAGTGTAGATAATaccattattgatatattttataacttaaaacttgACTAatctatttatagtaaattgaaatttttaattttgtttttgaattgtcaataaaattgttACCTATCGCTCGGTCAAAcgtcttgaaaatttaatacaaggatACTGCCGGGCGATCACTCCATCTCCCCCTCGTTCTGCCACTGATACTAACTGCATGTTATAAACAGTTGTTTTGTTAACctagtttttaaatactaacatAGTAACAtctacagtgaaacctctataTAGTGGACAGCCACGGGGAATTAAAAACTGTCCTCTATAGGGAGTTGTCCACTATTGAGAAAACCTTGAAAACCTCTACTTAGTGAACATTTGCAAGAATTTACTAATTGTCCACTATACGGAGACACTATAATAGGAAATTGGTTATACACtgaatatgtacatatacattagaatattaatttattatttattatactataatataagtatgtatatgtatattgtatgtatgtattaaaaaattagtataaaaatgcttataaaaatgtttaatgattatgtacaattaaaaaaatctgtaatttttaataaatttaaaatttaaatatttaaatttacctgtGCAGACTTGCTTATGCAAAACCGTTCTGTTATTACACGAACACTTAGATTTTCCATTTccttagttttaataatatttattttttcttctaagttcaatcttttttttctattattgttcattttaaCGCAGGCACGTGTCACACAATGTGCTGCACCCTGCACACAACTAACGACCAAACGGCAAACACATAACCGAAACATTTGTCATTTTTCGAATAGGAAAACCATtaagataagataaaatatggACGAATGTATAACAGAtaagtatagtatttttattaggtacttaaacGTTTTCGATATGTACATAGTACATGTATTGTGTCCATTTATGagaggtaatttttaatttggtatACCAGTTTATTGTGTCCACTATTAAGAGGTTATAACTCCTATTATGCGCATACATTTTTGCCGAGGAATTTATAAGGGTCCACTATTGAGAGGTGTCCATTaatagaggtttcactgtattattattatacatatttttattaaactttttaccgTGAAACAATGTGTATAGGTACTTGTACTTGTATAGGTTCATAGGCATTGCTTCATAGACtcatagtataaataggtactaccattgtccattgattataaatacaattcgaatgattttttttttattattattcgaatataaatgtatttgaatacataatagATGTACtaactattgatttttttaatacgtacatgttttaattattaccgAAATACCAACCATATGTTAACTAAGATAAAATTACcgaaaattattcgaataatattattttcgaatgattcaaatacataattgtgaaataatcatacgaataattttttattcgaataaaatattatctaaataaaattatattcgaatacataaaatacataaattagatACTctgatatttataatcaatatcactaatatctaaaaattaatttgaaaatgccattatgtatttatgtataatataaaaatataattcataatatacatatgtaatagTTTTAAGTCCCCCattaataacgtttttaaattacatataattaaataattcgttattcttcatttaaaagtctaaatttaaattttaatgaattataaaaaaaatataaaaataattttttagattttttgatttCTATTAATGCcaattatattatgagtatatacgttattttgatattataaaattgagctGAAagctgatatttttatttttttgatactaCTAATAACACATAGAACATTAGTTGGtgaaaaataatgcaaataattaGCTCCCAATAAATTACAGGTTATGTAAGAAtagctaatttaatttttaaaaattcgccTCCCCCTGGGTCCGCTGTTGCAGTACTGCTCCGTATTGACGCTGTTTCGTAGGTTGTAGGTACATACttgatacttaatatattacatttggaTTTAAACTATGAGTTATGACTTTTGTCCGTTATGAAATCACCGGAGTAAAATATTAGTTTCCGTGTCCGTAATACAAAGAGTCTGTTTTAGACAGGTCGAAATACACTGGAATACATAGCTTTTTGCTGAGACTTGGTCATTTTGTCCGTTAAAGAGGTGTCCGTTAAGtcaggtttcactgtatttagtgtatttaaaaatgcaatgttttcgataaatattaaatcaatctaTCGCGTAGGTACCTAATCGTAACTCATTCAACACATCAAGTATAATCTACGTTTAAAACAAGGATAATGTtggtgtataatattcatataatatacgttaataataagtgtattattGACGTATTAGTAGTGGGTCGAACTTAAATCGATTTACGTGTAAGAATGCACGaatatattaggtttaaaatGCATTGgtgcatatacgtatattttccGTGGTAATATTTCGTTTAATTAACGTCGATCAACTCGATCATACGTGTATTTTTGGTTGGTCGAACTTAAATTAATGCTTAATGCATTAATACTtctaatagtaaaatttaaatggcaatactaaaaaaaaaaaaaaccatatgatGTATTCTTACCTAGTGATAAAGGCCGTCTAACAGTTTCTGCGGCATATagttttcgtatacaataatgtatcattgaacataaatttaatatacctattcgcAATTTCGTATTACCTTTACCTTCTTATTGATACCTAATTAACATCAGAGCGGTACTCACTCCCTCAatctcaaacatttttttttatttgtattcagttcgttaatgtttacataataattaatatatatatatgtgtgtgtgtgtgtgtgtgtgtgcgtgtgtttcATTTGCAGTTAGATTGTTCAACAACATTATTAAGTTGAACATTATTAACTACAAATTTCagtaaaaaacaaaagtacataataatatatatgagctGGTGGATCCAGCATATAAAAAGTTTGGTGCAGGAGCCAGGAATCGATGTACGCTCAGTCGCGATCAATGATATCATATATAACTGATCtgcttatttaattataccttACCAGTTACCCTaattccataaataataataataataaaaaaaatagattatttcttaaactttattatatttaaattttaaaactgttttatttaaattgtgtattacaagtaagtagtagtagtagtaggtaTTGTAGTAAGAGTAAGTATTGATTgtaatgttgtttttaaacgTAGATAATATGAATTTTAGGTAAAAAGTGGAGTATACTTCTAAAGCTGTTTTGATAAGAGTGTAATATTTCTTGAACGATTGGCgtttgaattttcatttttctaaaaaatcaataaaacaaactataaacaacattaaaaattaaaatgtatgcacaatctaaaataaagaaagcttaaattaaataagcaaaacaatattaaaaacaattttgattaagaaaggatatatttttgtgttttcagAATACAGTTAATAAGTGTaagtatgtgtatattatgtaggaagttacttatagataatgtatatatatattatcggttTGCGTTTGCTTgtagatgaaaataatttatatttactcaaattttaaattaaattaattttattatataataaaatttaatattcttggAACtagtttaatgaaattaataaaaaacctataaatatttatatttggtttgaaaataataaagaataagtactataatattacattaaaatgttgcatattatagtacttatattatatattatgaataccatTATACCAGACGTCAGAGATAAAGTAAGTATGTAAGtacctaatacaaaataatgtaagttTTTAATATGGGATATgggaataggtatattaaatagataaattatagataaaataaatttataaatcataaataaacgatatcaaattatatactaattaatttttacaaagtaaGAAAGTCAttgtttattacttaaattaccCAAATTGTGTAGAATGATAGAGTATTATTGACCATAGCACTAATAATTGGATGGTTTCTCATTTGTATCAATGACGCTAATCCGGTCATTAGTAATACGAGTATCTACGaaacaaaatttcaatttaatgagattgtaaaaaacgtatattgcgtaaatatttttatttttttacaattactataggaaaaatacttggattttctAACTAGAACAAATTTTCTACTAGAAATCACCTTCAAAGAGCTTAAAATTGGAGCAAATAGTCTGCTCTAAAAGGTGATGACACATgcataaaaaagatttttaataaaacacaacaCACATCATTGGAAAATCAATATTACAATTCTCGCCAttcttagaatttaaaataactaatttattaatgagatatataaatatcatcaaGTGAAAAATGCCTTTTGGTTTTTGAACTAACCACAAGCGgcacaattttcaaaaaaaacattgattgcTCACATtaattacacaaatatatttttaattttctgtctAACACagtcttataataaatagtatcatggggaaatttttatattcaaatgataacaaaaaaatatgattcgcataatataatagtaggtaggtacttactgaaacaactaaatttaaattgatattgaa includes:
- the LOC132917188 gene encoding uncharacterized protein LOC132917188 isoform X1 → MEVDSDSEPSEIVEFEGYTYEKKWVGDTSDWALWNCVKRGCTGQVATTAVRKKRWRGKRIAVLRDVPGNRLRAFVSRRPHNHAPLAANGKEISSQIETTAEIAEPTTTTSTPTTSLTDPSAIPSFKVLNEIDTFHSSETNSLTGVENTCSINLDNLSKSMETVEQTVNNFDEGIKMPNINGTIELKVVKPISLIDHNANSEERYLKDISVTTDGTNIIENIEKNEVMQIKHDNSENMSSQNKDEEILCHVCDTFFDVCYYNQHVQTTKHLSACEEYFKDRIDFENYRIFSCSVSVTIAEFFKSIKEDFTILVNHLLLENSALVINVYFFALYHEDSSVIENKNIAEVKHFDVCNKELTKNTDVYELYKDIVNSVLFQSDALETSESSWTLEETLYVEITIVKKLYEIEIASKSLVENSHNNEINDNNIDTDNLKKTEPLQLIRCKQCCIYIIQKNYEYHLKTTAHKISLCYLNNEKIQINGVQCDSRFLSCRLLSPEHVSIDQFFQSIESDVLELIARIIKFQNNGPVNVTIKLFGLYNNSLMNTTDNLGDVKSFLIRNQILSEITILLLWFQQISNILKSHHQNYLKSMPQSYYLARVMFLDLCFYEMTDI
- the LOC132917188 gene encoding uncharacterized protein LOC132917188 isoform X2, whose protein sequence is MEVDSDSEPSEIVEFEGYTYEKKWVGDTSDWALWNCVKRGCTGQVATTAVRKKRWRGKRIAVLRDVPGNRLRAFVSRRPHNHAPLAANGKEISSQIETTAEIAEPTTTTSTPTTSLTDPSAIPSFKVLNEIDTFHSSETNSLTGVENTCSINLDNLSKSMETVEQTVNNFDEGIKMPNINGTIELKVVKPISLIDHNANSEERYLKDISVTTDGTNIIENIEKNEVMQIKHDNSENMSSQNKDEEILCHVCDTFFDVCYYNQHVQTTKHLSACEEYFKDRIDFENYRIFSCSVSVTIAEFFKSIKEDFTILVNHLLLENSALVINVYFFALYHEDSSVIENKNIAEVKHFDELTKNTDVYELYKDIVNSVLFQSDALETSESSWTLEETLYVEITIVKKLYEIEIASKSLVENSHNNEINDNNIDTDNLKKTEPLQLIRCKQCCIYIIQKNYEYHLKTTAHKISLCYLNNEKIQINGVQCDSRFLSCRLLSPEHVSIDQFFQSIESDVLELIARIIKFQNNGPVNVTIKLFGLYNNSLMNTTDNLGDVKSFLIRNQILSEITILLLWFQQISNILKSHHQNYLKSMPQSYYLARVMFLDLCFYEMTDI